The DNA region AACATTGAATGTCTCTATTGGGGATATATAATTTTTCCAAGTCTTTGTGAGAATTGATTGGGGAATATTTTTTAGCTACACTTTCAATCAAAGCTTTAGGGTGGATTCCTTGATAGGCTTTAGGCACAGGAAGTAGCTGTAACTGCTCCTGTGCTAACAACTCAAATGGCATCTGTAATGTCGTTTGGTGGATGCGTTTATTGGCGGTATTGTCCAACCATTTTAGAACTTCCGCATTTGCATTATCAAGCGTTAATGTGTAATGTTTCATAGAGAGTCGCACCCCGTAATCCATTGTGAAAGTTATACCGCAGATAATGGTTAAATCTCTCAACTTTTCCTTTGGTCTTAGCACGATAGGGTTTGCATACTTTGATACTGAATCCACAATGTTTAGCAAAGTCAGCAAACAAGGGATTGAATCTATGATCACCTTTGCTATAGTCATTGCGCGACAATATAACCGTTTTCATATTGTCATAGAGACAGTTCCTAGAAACACCGCCAAAGTAGGCAAAAGCGTTCATATGGCACCCTATTAAGGTCTCAATCTTCTCATTATTAACGTATTCCACATAAGATGCCCTAGAGTAACCCATCGTCGCCACAAAGGCGGATAAATTATCCTTGGGAAACTCTACCCAGTCGACCTGCATTTTGCTGGGCTGGTTTGGTTTCAAAGCGTATAATAGGCTCATCTAATTTGGCTCGAGCTCTAAGCTCATATCTTAGTATGACTTGTTGAAGCCACCTCAGACTTCCATCGTATCCTAGCTTCTTAATCTCTTCGTAAATAACAGTTAATGGTATTTCACTTTTCTGCTGCTCTGCCGTCTCTAACATCTTGGCAATATGTGGCAAATAAGGATCAACACTGTTAATCACAGGAGGTCTATTGATATGGGGAATATAATCATCTGGAAGATTGGCATAGCGCCTTACAGTTTCTCTTGAAATACCTAACTTTCTAGCAATGGCACTTTTACTAAAACCTTCAGCTAAAAACTTCTTTATCATTTTAATTTCACCTTTTTTTAACACTCAACTCCTTTCCAAAAATTTTGAAAATGGAGTTTAACCAATTTAACTTGGTTCTTTAAGGTTTTAAATAAAAATGCAACTCTCAAATTACATTTTCTACTGACCAGTTTAGCAGTTCGTTTGACAGATATCATTGCTAAAGTTTTTCTACACCAATTTGGTAACCTTCAAACCAGTGGTCGGTTTATATGATCTTTCTATGAGTGGTTTAGGTGTTGTAAGTAATGAAAATAATGGCATGTTTATTGGTGCAAAAGTTTTAATAGCCTTTGAATTAAATAGTGCTTCCGTTTCAACAGATGGAGATAGGAAAATTGAGGTACAAGGCGAAGTTATCAATATTATTGAATACAAAGACTCCTATAGATATTGTATGCGTATTTTTCCAGATCGTATTATGAGTGAAAAGATTTTACGTTATATAACGTTGAGGGAGCATGAAATTCTCGAAGATCTTAATAGTGAGTTAAAAGATTATTTGGTGTAATAATGGCGATGGCATACAAGCTTTAAAGCTTACATACCACCTTGTTTTTTCATTTTCATTTCGATTTTATGTCCGAGTACTGAGAGTGAAAAGGTAATTGCAAAATAAACGGCAGCAATAATCAGCCACGTCTCAAATGGTGAAAAGGTGTTAGCAACGATTTCTCGTCCTACTTTGGTAAGATCGGTAATAGAAATAACAGAAACCAATGAAGAGTCTTTCACAAGCGCTATCATTTCTCCCACTAACGTTGGAAGTGCACGTTTGAGCGCTTGAGGCATGATAATATAAAGCATGGTTTGTGTATAGTTCATTCCAAGTGATTTAGCGGCTTCGTACTGCCCTTTGTCAATAGACTGAATAGCACCACGCAATACTTCTGCTATATAAGCTCCAAAGAAAAGTCCTAAAGAAATGGCACCAGCTAAAAAGCGTTCAAGTTCAAATATGGTAGCGATAATAAAATAGAAGATAAAGATTTGAACAAGAAGTGGAGTCCCTCGGATAATAGCAATATAAACCGTTGCTATATCTTTGAAAAATTGATAATTTGAGATACGCATAAAGGCAAGGAGTGCACCTATCGAAAATGCTAAAATTGCAGCAAGTCCTGAGACTTCAAGCGTGACAATTAAGCCTTCAAGTAAAGGTCCTATCTGCATTGATGTTTTTTTAGCAAGTGTGTCGCGTTCATAAACGCTATCACCGTCTTTAACGTTAATAGAATAACCATTTTCTATTGCTATCTCTTTACTGTCATCTCGTCCTTGAATGATTAAAGATGTCCCATTGATTTTTATCGTTCCATCGAGTGGGGCGGCTATGGTATCCGTTTTTTCATATGCGAAGTATTTAGGAACACTGGTCCATTTCCAAATATAGTTCATATTGGACGCAGCGACAAAGAGTAAATACCCAATGGCAACATAAAAAGCAACGGCCACTACGTGACCGAATGCTTTATTGTGCAAAAGATTTTGTTTTCCTTTTGCCACTGTTTACATTACCTTTTTTTGCCAAGCGGTATCTGTGAACCATCTGTCATAGATTTTTTTGTAGGTACCGTCATGTTGTGTTTGATTCAAGAAGTTATTAAGCCAGTTAAGGAAATCAGGATCGCCTTTTCTGATAGCAAAACCAAGAGGTTCGTATGTAAGCTCTTCATCTAAGTGAACAAGTTTACCAGTAGCACCTTTTTCAGCAAAGAAGATCGCATTGTAAGGTTTGTCATAAACCATTCCGTCTGCATTGCCATTAAGGACTTCTTGTGCCGCATCAGCCTCGGTTTCAAAGGTTCTAATTTTAGCTTTTTTGAACATTTTACGCGTTGCAATTTCGCCAGTTACACCAATTTTAGTAACGATTGTATATTCTGGTTTATCTAAATCACTCCATTTTTTACCTGCATGTTTTTTAGATGCAAGAATGGTTTGACCAACGCTGATGTAAGGATTCGCAAAGTTGATTTTGAGGTTTCTCTCTTGGGTAATCGTCATACCAGACATAATAATGTCATATTTACCGGTTAAAAGACCTGCAATGATACCATCCCATGCGGTTGGAACGAGTTGAAGCTTAACACCCATAGCTTTTGCCATTTCATTTGCCATATCAACATCAAATCCGATGATGTTACCTTGTTTGTCTTTCATCTCAAAAGGCATATATCCTGGCTCTAAACCAACGGTTAAGACTCCTTTTTGAATGATACTGTTGAGGGTTGATTTTTGCCATAGGTTGATATCATCAGCCATGGCATTAATGCCAAGCATTACAAGTAATGCTACTAAAATTTTTTTCATCGCTACTCTCCTTAAGGGTTTGTTTTTTAATGTGTTAATATTTCTTGTAAAAATTTCTGTGCGCGTTCCGTTTTTGGATTGGCAAAGAAAGCTTCAGGCGTGGCCTCTTCAATAATGACTCCCTCATCCATAAAGACAATACGATCGCAAACTTCTTTGGCAAAGCCCATTTCATGGGTCACACACACAATCGTAAAATTTTCATGTGCAAGTTCACGCATAACATCCAAAACACCACCAATCATCTCAGGATCAAGGGCAGAGGTTGGTTCATCAAATAAAATAATTTTAGGTTTCATAGCAAGTGTTCTAGCAATAGCTACACGTTGTTTTTGACCACCACTAAGCTCATTGGGATAGCCCTCAGCTTTATGTACTAAGCCTACGCGTTCTAGAAGTTTAAGAGCTGCTTCATTGGCATCATGTTTGCTAATACCTTTGACCTTGCGTTGTGCGATAGTAATATTTTCTAAAATCGTTAAATGGGGGAAAAGATTGAAGTGTTGGAAAACCATGCCAGTTTCGGCACGAACTTGGTTAATGTTAACTTTTTTTGCATAGAGATCAAATCCGTCAATGACGATCTCGCCATTATCAATCTCTTCAAGTTTGTTTATACAGCGAATAAGCGTTGATTTACCGCTACCGCTAGGTCCGCAAATCACAACAATTTCACCTTCTGTAACGGAAAAATTAATATTTTTAAGAACATGAAAATCGCCATAATATTTATTGACATTTTCCATGCGAACAATAGCTTGGCTCATTCAAACCTTTCTTGCGTTATGTGGCATAAATCATAATTGTAGCAGTAGAATATAAAAGTAAGATAAAGGGCTTTGATAGTTGAAAAAGACAAAAATTATTAATTACAGGAGGGTACATTTCCACTATCACTGGCAAAAGAGCTCAAAAAATGATATAAATTGGTAAGATCTTTTTCCGTAGTAATTAAAGGTGCATTGGGACATAAAGCTTTAATTGCAAGAGAGAGTTGGTTATTGTCATAAAAGATTTTCCATTCATTAGCGGTATGTTTTTTTCCCATAACGTCACCATTAAAACCACAAACAGGTTTTAAATACTGTGCGTAAAATACTTTCCCTTTTACGGTACTTGCATAAAGAGATGTTGAAAGCAAACAAGTGCCAAAAAATAGGGCACAGATAATCTTTTTCATCGCAATCCTTTAAAGGCTATTTTTGTAATTTTGAGACGTAGTTTGCAATTTCGTTTAAGTCTTCCATATTCATATTCTTGACTTGTTTAGACATGACTAACGTGGTGCTGTGGGTTTTAAACTCACTCTCTTTATAAAACTTTAGGCTTTCCATTAGCTCTGCTACACTCTGACCTGCAATGATGCCACTTTTACCAAAGGCTTTATTTCGACCGTCGGCTCCATGACATCCTGCACACTGTTTAAAAAGGGTTTCGCCATTATTTTG from Sulfurospirillum diekertiae includes:
- a CDS encoding DDE-type integrase/transposase/recombinase is translated as MSLLYALKPNQPSKMQVDWVEFPKDNLSAFVATMGYSRASYVEYVNNEKIETLIGCHMNAFAYFGGVSRNCLYDNMKTVILSRNDYSKGDHRFNPLFADFAKHCGFSIKVCKPYRAKTKGKVERFNHYLRYNFHNGLRGATLYETLHINA
- a CDS encoding helix-turn-helix domain-containing protein codes for the protein MLKKGEIKMIKKFLAEGFSKSAIARKLGISRETVRRYANLPDDYIPHINRPPVINSVDPYLPHIAKMLETAEQQKSEIPLTVIYEEIKKLGYDGSLRWLQQVILRYELRARAKLDEPIIRFETKPAQQNAGRLGRVSQG
- a CDS encoding amino acid ABC transporter permease, translated to MAKGKQNLLHNKAFGHVVAVAFYVAIGYLLFVAASNMNYIWKWTSVPKYFAYEKTDTIAAPLDGTIKINGTSLIIQGRDDSKEIAIENGYSINVKDGDSVYERDTLAKKTSMQIGPLLEGLIVTLEVSGLAAILAFSIGALLAFMRISNYQFFKDIATVYIAIIRGTPLLVQIFIFYFIIATIFELERFLAGAISLGLFFGAYIAEVLRGAIQSIDKGQYEAAKSLGMNYTQTMLYIIMPQALKRALPTLVGEMIALVKDSSLVSVISITDLTKVGREIVANTFSPFETWLIIAAVYFAITFSLSVLGHKIEMKMKKQGGM
- a CDS encoding transporter substrate-binding domain-containing protein produces the protein MKKILVALLVMLGINAMADDINLWQKSTLNSIIQKGVLTVGLEPGYMPFEMKDKQGNIIGFDVDMANEMAKAMGVKLQLVPTAWDGIIAGLLTGKYDIIMSGMTITQERNLKINFANPYISVGQTILASKKHAGKKWSDLDKPEYTIVTKIGVTGEIATRKMFKKAKIRTFETEADAAQEVLNGNADGMVYDKPYNAIFFAEKGATGKLVHLDEELTYEPLGFAIRKGDPDFLNWLNNFLNQTQHDGTYKKIYDRWFTDTAWQKKVM
- a CDS encoding amino acid ABC transporter ATP-binding protein, which codes for MSQAIVRMENVNKYYGDFHVLKNINFSVTEGEIVVICGPSGSGKSTLIRCINKLEEIDNGEIVIDGFDLYAKKVNINQVRAETGMVFQHFNLFPHLTILENITIAQRKVKGISKHDANEAALKLLERVGLVHKAEGYPNELSGGQKQRVAIARTLAMKPKIILFDEPTSALDPEMIGGVLDVMRELAHENFTIVCVTHEMGFAKEVCDRIVFMDEGVIIEEATPEAFFANPKTERAQKFLQEILTH
- a CDS encoding cytochrome C; amino-acid sequence: MKKIICALFFGTCLLSTSLYASTVKGKVFYAQYLKPVCGFNGDVMGKKHTANEWKIFYDNNQLSLAIKALCPNAPLITTEKDLTNLYHFLSSFASDSGNVPSCN
- a CDS encoding c-type cytochrome, which produces MARNIKNSLLTLLLLSSFLSAQNNGETLFKQCAGCHGADGRNKAFGKSGIIAGQSVAELMESLKFYKESEFKTHSTTLVMSKQVKNMNMEDLNEIANYVSKLQK